The Brassica oleracea var. oleracea cultivar TO1000 chromosome C6, BOL, whole genome shotgun sequence genome includes a region encoding these proteins:
- the LOC106297423 gene encoding uncharacterized protein LOC106297423 translates to MAEAIQAGVQAGVQAAFAANAANAAHVAQPQRQHRNNNPVFDEQDDDIDDENPFGDDRPHRQQQHDRHNRNNDDLRWTSGLKLEIPEFNGGSQPEDLLDWFVTVDEIIEFKDVPEQKKVPLVTTRFRGHAAAWWSQLKLSRTRRGKDKITSWDKLKKHMRKIFIPYSFERLLFQKFHNIRQGSRSVEDYAKEFYQMLTRIDVHDSEDQLVARFIAGLRPQLQNMLQQFDPSSVSEARQRALLVEQQSRATNNQWPVNSRIRTTTPTDDTNTSTGRDTTATSTTGQRNNARPTETVTPTAEPRPSRPNALRCFTCGERGHIQTAYPLNKGRRGLLANDREIIGDPIYDDDEEQFDDVDEEQVYGDIGTCLMIRRNCMAPKTNEAWQRTSLFISTCTVKGKISRFVIDSGCSANVVSEEAVRKLSLTPEAHPHPYRLLWMQTGAEVYVSQRALVSLSVGLFYKDTLYCDIATMDVSHLILGRPWQYDREVLHNGKTNTHSFMFEGRKITLLPSPETDKAPSSTTQHTSSKQNLLIISKSQFEDELRTCSPIFSLVALTPPPPQQLPCPPAFTPILKEFEDLFPEELPSGLPPL, encoded by the coding sequence ATGGCAGAAGCAATTCAAGCCGGAGTTCAAGCCGGAGTACAAGCCGCCTTCGCCGCAAACGCAGCAAACGCAGCCCACGTAGCTCAACCACAACGGCAACACCGCAACAACAATCCCGTTTTTGATGAGCAAGACGACGATATCGACGATGAAAACCCATTCGGAGATGATCGTCCACATCGTCAACAACAACACGATCGACATAACCGGAACAACGATGACTTACGCTGGACATCGGGGTTAAAACTTGAGATTCCCGAGTTCAATGGAGGGTCGCAGCCGGAGGACTTACTTGACTGGTTTGTAACCGTCGATGAAATCATCGAATTCAAGGACGTTCCCGAACAGAAGAAGGTGCCTCTGGTGACAACACGTTTTCGCGGACACGCCGCAGCATGGTGGAGCCAACTTAAGCTCTCCAGAACGCGTCGGGGAAAAGATAAAATCACCTCTTGGGACAAGCTTAAGAAACATATGCGGAAAATCTTCATTCCGTATAGTTTTGAACGCCTATTGTTCCAAAAGTTCCATAACATACGTCAAGGATCCCGATCAGTCGAGGATTATGCTAAGGAATTCTATCAGATGCTTACACGAATTGACGTGCACGACTCAGAAGATCAGTTGGTAGCTCGGTTCATAGCAGGACTTCGTCCTCAACTACAAAATATGCTACAGCAGTTTGATCCTAGCTCGGTCTCGGAAGCACGCCAAAGAGCTTTATTGGTTGAGCAACAATCACGGGCGACCAATAACCAATGGCCAGTAAACTCACGAATACGCACCACGACCCCCACCGATGACACCAACACTTCTACAGGGCGTGATACGACGGCTACATCAACTACCGGACAACGGAACAACGCTCGTCCTACTGAAACTGTCACGCCGACAGCTGAACCTCGTCCTTCTCGCCCCAACGCTCTCCGTTGTTTCACATGTGGGGAAAGAGGTCACATACAGACGGCTTATCCTCTTAATAAGGGTCGTCGGGGTTTGTTGGCCAACGACAGAGAAATCATCGGCGATCCAATATATGACGATGATGAAGAACAGTTTGACGACGTCGACGAAGAGCAGGTTTACGGTGACATTGGTACTTGCCTCATGATACGCCGGAATTGCATGGCTCCTAAAACCAACGAGGCCTGGCAACGCACGTCATTGTTCATATCAACCTGCACGGTCAAAGGAAAAATTTCTCGTTTTGTTATTGATTCAGGATGCTCGGCAAATGTCGTGTCCGAAGAAGCTGTTCGAAAATTATCGCTCACTCCCGAAGCTCATCCTCACCCTTATCGTCTGCTGTGGATGCAAACCGGCGCCGAAGTATACGTTTCTCAGCGTGCCTTGGTTTCTCTCTCTGTCGGGTTGTTTTACAAGGACACCTTGTATTGTGATATTGCGACTATGGATGTCTCTCATCTCATCTTGGGACGTCCATGGCAGTATGATCGGGAAGTTTTGCATAACGGCAAGACGAATACTCATTCGTTTATGTTTGAAGGGCGCAAAATAACACTCTTACCTTCACCAGAAACGGATAAGGCACCCTCGAGCACCACACAGCACACCTCTTCAAAGCAAAACTTGTTAATTATTTCTAAATCACAGTTTGAAGACGAGCTACGTACATGCAGCCCGATATTTTCCCTCGTCGCCTTGACCCCTCCTCCACCACAACAACTACCGTGTCCTCCAGCATTCACCCCCATTCTCAAAGAGTTTGAAGATCTATTTCCGGAGGAGCTTCCGTCCGGTCTTCCTCCTCTCTGA